AGAGGCGGATCGCTGAATCAAGCCGGTCGGAGACCGGTACCAAGCGTTCGTGGCCGCCTTTGCCGTGGACCAGGATTGTGCGGCCGTGCTGCTCGGTGATGAGGTCATTGGTGTGAAGGAGGGGAATTTCTCCGCGTCGCATGCCCGCATAGGCTGCGAGCCGGACGGCTAGAGCCACGCGATCATCGGTGCAGCCCATGAGTCCCTCAATGAGAGTATCGGGGACGGGGCGAGCAAGTGCGCGGGGGCGGCGGACGGTTGGGAACTCGATGATTTCGGGATTGCCCTGGTCTCGTCGTAGCCAGGTCAGGAAGCTGCCGTAGCTGCCATAGGCGGCGTGCCTGGTCTCTGGCTGCCACTTCTGTGTGGCTGCCCAGGTAAGCATGACGTCGACCGTTAAGTCGTCCGGCAGGATGTGGGGGTTACGCCGCGCGAAGTACACGATGTGGTGCCTCTTGCAGCGGATGGTGGCTGGCCGCAACCCGCGGGCAAGGAGCCAGGTGGTCCAGCGGTCGACAGGGTCTTGCCAGGCGGCGGGGGTAGGTTTCGCGTTGTATCGGGCCATGGCCTTGATGTTCGCTTTGCCATGCCCCGGCCGTCATCGGATGTGGGTAGCGGCTGGCCCACGGCTGTCTCTTGTTCTCCATGGGTCGCGGGTTCGAACCCCGCTGGGGGCACCGGCGCAGGCTCGAAACCTGGCTCCGTTTCATCCGTTCTGTGGGGCAGCAGCTGGGATACCGTGACGCCGAAGTAGGCGGCAGCAGCGTATAGGTCGTTCAGGGACCACCCCGTCTCTCCCCGCAACTTGCGCCCCACAGCGGGACCCGTCACGCCAAGGACTTCTCCGAGCCGCTTGCGGGTGACCCGATGCTGAAACATCAGGGTGTCACTGATCAGTGGTGACAACGCCAACTTCCCGGCGCGCGGCAGCGTGACTTTGCCGGCGGTATCCGGCATATCGGGGGTTGGTGGAGCGGCTGGGTCGAGCGTGCCGGGAACGATCGTTTCCAAGCCTCACTCTGAAAGCGCAAGGTTGAGGGCGTTACCCTTGAGGGCATGAGTTCTTTAGTAGTCACTGACAGCAGGGGTCGAGCAACACTCGGCCCGAAGGAACAGACTTTCAAGGTAACCAAGCTGGATGGTGGCGCTCTGCTACTAGAGCCTGCCCGGGTGCTCACTGAAATCGAGGTCGCAGTGTTGCAGACGCCCGGCCTAGTTGACCAGGTCAATGCCTCAATGGCTCACCCGAGCGAGGGACGAACATACCGGAAGCGTTCTGCTCGTGCTTGAGGTCCTCGAGGACGAGGCAGCCACCACGATTCTTGATCAGCTCTGGGAACAAGGCCGTGAGCAGCTGCTAGAGAAGATCGACGAAGTGGTGGACTGGATCGCTGCAGGTGATGCGCGAGCACGACGTCATCGCCTCGATGCACCAGTTCTGGTTCACGGCTTCGTCTGGGCCATCAGAGTCACTGACCAGGGGCAGGACTGGCTGATCCTATGGAGCGAGGTTGATCCAGGCACCGCCAAGATCCACGCCGTGAGCCAAACAAACCTGCTCTGACTGACACGCTTAGCCACCTGTTCCTCAACCGCCAGGAGCCGGGCTAGGGTGCTGTCTTCACCGGCTCAGAGAAGAGGCACAAGCATGAACAAGCAGCACTCTAACCCCACACTTGCCAAGGACACGATCCACGCCCCGGAGCACATGGAGGCATCTCAGGAAGACCTCAGCGACGATCAGATATCTGCCGACGATGAGCAGTCGTGGTCTCATCATCACACGGAACCACTTCACGGACTACGTTTCTTCCCCGAGACACCACCCCCTCGCATCCCCGCCAGAGCAGCTGCCGCAGGCACCCTCGGCATCATCAATGGCATGTTAGGCATCATCCGAGCCACCACCACGCCTATTTTCTTGGCCTCCCTCTCCGATAACCTCGGGCTGCTCCTTACTAGCCCCATTTTCCTGCTGACCTGCACCGAGGCAATCTGCACTTTCGGAATCGCAGCAACTATGCTGGCTGGCAGCGTTCATCTGTTCAAGGAGAGAAGGCGCATCACCTTACTGGCCGCCGGATTCATTCAGATGGTAGTAGTATTATTAGAATCTGCCTTGCTTGTGACCTTCCATTATGGCGGTACGGCTTTCATCATCATGCAATTAGTCGGTCTGGCATTGCCTATCCTGATCATCATTCTCCTCAGAAAAAAGGCAACGCCTCAGGAAGCTGTCAAAGAACAGCCACCACGCCCTGAAACAATTCCCAGCAGGATAACCATCGCAGCTATCCTGGGGATCACAACAGGCATCCTGGGTATCCTCCGAGTCTTTGTCTCATTCCCCTCATTCACCCAGTTCATCGAAAAACTCAATAGCCCTCTTCTAGAGTACACAGTTGACTCCTCTGGAAATATCCTACCGGGTAAAGACTATTCAGTTATTACTTTCTGGCTCCACGGCGTGCACTACGGAGAAAAGATACTCGCTCTCGGAATCGCAGTGATCATGCTGACTCACGGCATCCGAATCTTCAAAAACAACAAACACACTCCTTTACTGACGACAGGAGTCACGCAGTCGCTGATCGCGGTACTGGAGATTGGCTTCATTCTCCTGCTATTCTCATACGTTAATAAAGAACTAGGCTACTTTACTGGTATACCATTCATGGATGTTTTCCTGATGATCGTACCGCTTTTTGTCATGCTGATACTACCGGTCCCGATGATCCTCTTCCTGCACAGCCGGAGCGCAACCACCTGGCGTCACACCCGGCGCTGAGACTTCACCCCTGGAGCACACGAAACTGCGCTAGGTTTTCCCATTGTTATCCGAGTGCCGCTGTGACAGTTCGTGGTAGCCGAGCAGGAAATCCCGACTTCGCGATGATGGTTTCGCGGCGGGCTGGCTGTTCCACCAGCGGCGCTAGCCCTTCACTAGCACGGGACACACCCGTGGCGTGGTCGTGAATAGGTTTCCGGCGAAGAGCTTGTAGATAACTTTCAGCATGAACCGCGGGGGTCTGTTGTATGATAAACACAAAGACCTGTTGCCGAGCGACTGATTGCGACAATCCGATTATCGCAACCATAAACCTTCCACACA
The sequence above is drawn from the Arachnia rubra genome and encodes:
- a CDS encoding tyrosine-type recombinase/integrase, whose protein sequence is MARYNAKPTPAAWQDPVDRWTTWLLARGLRPATIRCKRHHIVYFARRNPHILPDDLTVDVMLTWAATQKWQPETRHAAYGSYGSFLTWLRRDQGNPEIIEFPTVRRPRALARPVPDTLIEGLMGCTDDRVALAVRLAAYAGMRRGEIPLLHTNDLITEQHGRTILVHGKGGHERLVPVSDRLDSAIRLYQEAHGIKQGWLFPGGTSGHLGADRIGKLVNSQLPRPWTLHGLRHRFATAVYAATRDIIVVQQLMGHASVATTQRYLAFTSDALRAAVNAADT